A portion of the Cryptomeria japonica chromosome 5, Sugi_1.0, whole genome shotgun sequence genome contains these proteins:
- the LOC131067331 gene encoding pentatricopeptide repeat-containing protein At3g24000, mitochondrial-like, with amino-acid sequence MERGFLSDIVVENCLIDMYIKCGRMDKARELFDKMTLRYAISWTAIIAGYKQNGCVGKDLEIFNQMQLAGYGHPSKHKGRGIFLSDVTVATALVDIYAKCGSIDKVCEFFDRMPKRDVVSWNAMIAEYAQHGFFDKAFETFKQVQLADIKPNSKIFAGILPAWAKTGALDQGMDIHNSIMEGGFWLDIMVGNAPVDMI; translated from the exons atggaaagAGGGTTTTTGTCAGATATTGTAGTTGAGAATTGTCTGATAGACATGTATATAAAATGTGGAAGAATGGATAAGGCAAgggaactgtttgacaaaatgactTTAAGATATGCCATCTCATGGACTGCAATCATTGCAGGATACAAACAAAATGGATGTGTTGGCAAAGATTTAGAAATTTTTaatcaaatgcaattggcag ggtatggacatccatcaaagcataagggAAGGGGGATTTTTTTATCAGACGTTACAGTTGCGactgccttggtagacatatatgcaaaatgtggaagcatagataagGTATGTGAATTCTTTGACAGAATGCCTAAAAGAGATGtcgtctcatggaatgcaatgattgcagaaTATGCACAACATGGATTTTTTGATAAGGCTTTCGAAACTTTTAAGCAAGTGCAATTGGCAGATATAAAACCAAACTCCAAAATCTTTGCCGGCATCCTCCCTGCCTGGGCGAAAACTGGAGCTTTGGACCAGGGTATGGATATCCATAACAGCATAATGGAAGGGGGATTTTGGTTAGATATTATGGTTGGAAACGCTccggtagacat GATATaa
- the LOC131067344 gene encoding cold-responsive protein kinase 1 isoform X2, translating to MQLAGVKPDWTIFATCLRQNGSFVWNREVKIKRISQPYWKFTGQDLVEATANFSDRKVIGKGRFGTVYMGILANGQAVAIKRMELSLSEDRDCCLKHFLSELQILGQLRHRNLMRILGYFFNGQEMITVSKFMLNFSLDVLLHRTLKCTLDWRRRLNIAVGVAHGLAYLHHECRNTIVHCDLKPGNILVDEYLEPHIADFGVARIMNNNELTSSSLGSGFTIGYTAPEKAYQVRLSPKVDVYSYGVVLLELISGVMPTSSRLVDMGLTLSQWANKAYTENNLIEFIDDYLKSSLRDDQIYDAMKKIIKLGIICTQENPEKRPHMKDVVEILKNIKQEVREFNIPISVLIEEEHQHRETLTSSSMSSTQ from the exons atgcaattggcaggtgtaaagccagactGGACTATCTTTGCCACCTGTCTACGCCAAAACGGGAGCTTTGTTTGGAACAGG GAGGTCAAAATCAAAAGGATTTCCCAGCCTTACTGGAAATTCACGGGACAAGATTTAGTTGAAGCGACAGCCAATTTTAGCGACAGGAAAGTAATTGGGAAAGGCCGATTTGGAACAGTTTACATGGGTATCCTCGCCAATGGCCAAGCAGTGGCCATAAAACGGATGGAATTATCACTCTCAGAGGATCGTGATTGTTGTCTAAAACATTTTTTGTCAGAGCTCCAGATTTTGGGGCAGCTTCGTCACAGAAATCTTATGAGAATATTAGGCTATTTCTTCAATGGTCAAGAAATGATAACTGTCTCCAAATTCATGCTTAATTTTAGTCTAGATGTTCTGTTGCATCGTACGTTGAAATGCACATTGGATTGGAGGCGAAGGTTGAATATAGCCGTTGGCGTGGCGCATGGGTTGGCTTATCTTCACCATGAGTGCAGGAATACAATTGTGCACTGTGATCTGAAACCGGGAAATATACTTGTTGATGAATATCTGGAACCCCATATTGCTGATTTTGGCGTGGCAAGGATTATGAATAATAATGAGCTCACTTCCAGCTCTTTAGGCTCTGGCTTTACAATTGGGTACACAGCACCAG agaAAGCATATCAAGTGAGACTTTCTCCTAAAGTAGATGTATACAGTTATGGAGTTGTACTGTTGGAATTGATAAGTGGTGTAATGCCCACAAGTTCAAGATTAGTTGACATGGGTCTCACCCTTTCACAGTGGGCAAACAAGGCATATACAGAGAACAACTTGATAGAGTTTATTGATGACTATTTGAAAAGTTCTTTGAGGGATGATCAGATTTACGATGcaatgaaaaaaattataaaattaggaATCATTTGTACACAGGAAAATCCAGAAAAAAGACCTCATATGAAAGATGTGGTTGAAATCTTAAAGAATATAAAACAAGAAGTCAGAGAATTCAATATACCGATTTCAGTACTGATAGAAGAAGAGCACCAGCATCGTGAGACTTTAACCTCTTCCTCTATGTCTTCCACTCAGTAA
- the LOC131067344 gene encoding cold-responsive protein kinase 1 isoform X1, with protein sequence MRKFLWVILAVYLIISAVSLILSWILYSLHLVLLVFPLITTNVFIVSVVLLFFVFLQRHMNKIKNRVSDFHKQEVKIKRISQPYWKFTGQDLVEATANFSDRKVIGKGRFGTVYMGILANGQAVAIKRMELSLSEDRDCCLKHFLSELQILGQLRHRNLMRILGYFFNGQEMITVSKFMLNFSLDVLLHRTLKCTLDWRRRLNIAVGVAHGLAYLHHECRNTIVHCDLKPGNILVDEYLEPHIADFGVARIMNNNELTSSSLGSGFTIGYTAPEKAYQVRLSPKVDVYSYGVVLLELISGVMPTSSRLVDMGLTLSQWANKAYTENNLIEFIDDYLKSSLRDDQIYDAMKKIIKLGIICTQENPEKRPHMKDVVEILKNIKQEVREFNIPISVLIEEEHQHRETLTSSSMSSTQ encoded by the exons ATGAGGAAATTCTTGTGGGTTATATTAGCTGTCTATTTAATTATCTCTGCTGTATCCTTAATTCTATCATGGATTCTTTATTCTCTTCATCTGGTTCTGCTAGTTTTTCCTCTGATCACTACTAACGTATTCATTGTATCTGTTGTGTTATTATTCTTTGTTTTTCTGCAACGTCATATGAACAAAATCAAAAACCGTGTCTCTGATTTTCATAAGCAGGAGGTCAAAATCAAAAGGATTTCCCAGCCTTACTGGAAATTCACGGGACAAGATTTAGTTGAAGCGACAGCCAATTTTAGCGACAGGAAAGTAATTGGGAAAGGCCGATTTGGAACAGTTTACATGGGTATCCTCGCCAATGGCCAAGCAGTGGCCATAAAACGGATGGAATTATCACTCTCAGAGGATCGTGATTGTTGTCTAAAACATTTTTTGTCAGAGCTCCAGATTTTGGGGCAGCTTCGTCACAGAAATCTTATGAGAATATTAGGCTATTTCTTCAATGGTCAAGAAATGATAACTGTCTCCAAATTCATGCTTAATTTTAGTCTAGATGTTCTGTTGCATCGTACGTTGAAATGCACATTGGATTGGAGGCGAAGGTTGAATATAGCCGTTGGCGTGGCGCATGGGTTGGCTTATCTTCACCATGAGTGCAGGAATACAATTGTGCACTGTGATCTGAAACCGGGAAATATACTTGTTGATGAATATCTGGAACCCCATATTGCTGATTTTGGCGTGGCAAGGATTATGAATAATAATGAGCTCACTTCCAGCTCTTTAGGCTCTGGCTTTACAATTGGGTACACAGCACCAG agaAAGCATATCAAGTGAGACTTTCTCCTAAAGTAGATGTATACAGTTATGGAGTTGTACTGTTGGAATTGATAAGTGGTGTAATGCCCACAAGTTCAAGATTAGTTGACATGGGTCTCACCCTTTCACAGTGGGCAAACAAGGCATATACAGAGAACAACTTGATAGAGTTTATTGATGACTATTTGAAAAGTTCTTTGAGGGATGATCAGATTTACGATGcaatgaaaaaaattataaaattaggaATCATTTGTACACAGGAAAATCCAGAAAAAAGACCTCATATGAAAGATGTGGTTGAAATCTTAAAGAATATAAAACAAGAAGTCAGAGAATTCAATATACCGATTTCAGTACTGATAGAAGAAGAGCACCAGCATCGTGAGACTTTAACCTCTTCCTCTATGTCTTCCACTCAGTAA